One Punica granatum isolate Tunisia-2019 chromosome 3, ASM765513v2, whole genome shotgun sequence genomic window carries:
- the LOC116201038 gene encoding calcium-dependent protein kinase 28-like isoform X1, with protein sequence MGLCLSTTRVSGSSSNAAAAAAMRQGASDQNHNNNKPNGAQDGKKDRGRRKKQSSGGVIPCGKKTDFGYAKDFDRRYTIGKLLGHGQFGYTYVATDRTTGDRVAVKRIEKNKMVLPVAVEDVKREVKILQALTGHENVVQFHNAFEDESYVFIVMELCEGGELLDRILAKNSYSGFLLSRKDSRYTEKDAAVVVRQMLKVAAECHLHGLVHRDMKPENFLFKSKKENSPLKATDFGLSDFIRPGRKFQDIVGSAYYVAPEVLKRKSGPESDVWSIGVITYILLCGRRPFWDKTEDGIFKEVLRKKPDFRRKPWPTISESAKDFVKKLLVKDPRARLTAAQALSHPWVREGGDASEIPIDISVLHNMRQFVKYNRFKQFALRALASTLDEDELADLKDQFDAIDVDKNGYISLEEMKQALAKDLPWKLKESRVLEILQAIDTNTDGSVDFHEFVAATLHVHQLEEHNSEKWFQRSQVAFEKFDIDKDGFITPEELRMHTGLRGSIDPLLEEADIDMDGRISLSEFRRLLRTASMSSKFMT encoded by the exons ATGGGGCTATGCCTCTCCACCACAAGGGTCAGCGGCTCCAGCAGCaacgccgccgccgccgcagCCATGAGGCAGGGCGCCTCCGATCAGAACCACAACAACAACAAGCCCAATGGGGCACAGGATGGGAAGAAAGACAGAGGCCGCAGGAAAAAGCAGAGCAGCGGGGGCGTCATCCCCTGCGGCAAGAAGACGGACTTTGGTTACGCCAAGGACTTTGACCGGCGCTACACCATCGGGAAGCTCCTCGGGCACGGCCAGTTCGGGTACACCTACGTTGCCACCGACAGGACCACCGGGGATCGGGTCGCTGTTAAGCGAATTGAGAAGAACAAG ATGGTTCTTCCTGTAGCTGTCGAGGATGTCAAGCGGGAGGTTAAGATATTGCAAGCCTTAACAGGCCACGAGAATGTTGTCCAATTCCACAACGCATTCGAGGATGAATCTTATGTGTTCATTGTTATGGA ATTGTGCGAGGGTGGTGAGTTGCTTGACCGAATATTGGCAAA GAATTCATACTCTGGCTTTCTTCTAAGCAGAAAGGACAGTCGTTACACTGAGAAAGACGCAGCAGTAGTTGTGCGTCAGATGCTCAAAGTTGCAGCTGAGTGCCATTTGCATGGTCTGGTGCACCGCGACATGAAACCTGAG AATTTTCTCTTTAAATCAAAGAAGGAGAACTCGCCCCTCAAGGCCACGGATTTTGGTCTGTCCGACTTCATAAGGCCAG GGAGGAAGTTCCAAGATATTGTCGGTAGCGCATACTATGTCGCTCCCGAAGTGTTGAAACGCAAATCAGGACCTGAATCGGATGTGTGGAGTATTGGTGTGATAACTTATATTTTACTCTGCGGGCGACGTCCATTCTGGGATAAGACCGAAGATGGTATATTCAAGGAG GTCTTAAGAAAGAAACCGGATTTCCGCCGCAAACCATGGCCCACCATAAGCGAAAGTGCCAAAGATTTTGTGAAGAAATTACTGGTCAAGGATCCCCGGGCAAGACTGACTGCTGCTCAGGCCCTCT CTCATCCTTGGGTCCGAGAAGGAGGAGACGCATCGGAGATACCGATAGACATATCTGTTCTCCACAATATGAGGCAGTTTGTAAAGTACAACCGCTTTAAACAATTTGCTTTGAGG GCACTTGCGAGCACTCTTGACGAAGATGAATTGGCCGATCTCAAGGATCAGTTTGATGCTATTGATGTGGACAAAAATGGTTACATCAGTCTAGAGGAAATGAAACAG GCCCTAGCTAAGGATCTCCCCTGGAAGTTGAAAGAATCCCGTGTCTTAGAAATTCTCCAGGCG ATTGATACGAACACAGACGGGTCGGTGGATTTCCACGAGTTTGTTGCCGCCACTTTACACGTGCATCAACTAGAGGAACACAACTCCGAGAAGTGGTTCCAGCGATCACAAGTTGCATTTGAGAAGTTTGACATTGATAAAGATGGCTTTATAACTCCAGAGGAGCTTAGAATG CATACTGGATTAAGAGGTTCAATCGATCCCCTTCTCGAGGAGGCTGATATCGACATGGATGGAAGAATAAGCTTATCGGAATTCCGGAGACTGCTAAGGACTGCAAGCATGAGCTCAAAGTTTATGACATAG
- the LOC116201038 gene encoding calcium-dependent protein kinase 28-like isoform X2: MGLCLSTTRVSGSSSNAAAAAAMRQGASDQNHNNNKPNGAQDGKKDRGRRKKQSSGGVIPCGKKTDFGYAKDFDRRYTIGKLLGHGQFGYTYVATDRTTGDRVAVKRIEKNKMVLPVAVEDVKREVKILQALTGHENVVQFHNAFEDESYVFIVMELCEGGELLDRILAKKDSRYTEKDAAVVVRQMLKVAAECHLHGLVHRDMKPENFLFKSKKENSPLKATDFGLSDFIRPGRKFQDIVGSAYYVAPEVLKRKSGPESDVWSIGVITYILLCGRRPFWDKTEDGIFKEVLRKKPDFRRKPWPTISESAKDFVKKLLVKDPRARLTAAQALSHPWVREGGDASEIPIDISVLHNMRQFVKYNRFKQFALRALASTLDEDELADLKDQFDAIDVDKNGYISLEEMKQALAKDLPWKLKESRVLEILQAIDTNTDGSVDFHEFVAATLHVHQLEEHNSEKWFQRSQVAFEKFDIDKDGFITPEELRMHTGLRGSIDPLLEEADIDMDGRISLSEFRRLLRTASMSSKFMT; encoded by the exons ATGGGGCTATGCCTCTCCACCACAAGGGTCAGCGGCTCCAGCAGCaacgccgccgccgccgcagCCATGAGGCAGGGCGCCTCCGATCAGAACCACAACAACAACAAGCCCAATGGGGCACAGGATGGGAAGAAAGACAGAGGCCGCAGGAAAAAGCAGAGCAGCGGGGGCGTCATCCCCTGCGGCAAGAAGACGGACTTTGGTTACGCCAAGGACTTTGACCGGCGCTACACCATCGGGAAGCTCCTCGGGCACGGCCAGTTCGGGTACACCTACGTTGCCACCGACAGGACCACCGGGGATCGGGTCGCTGTTAAGCGAATTGAGAAGAACAAG ATGGTTCTTCCTGTAGCTGTCGAGGATGTCAAGCGGGAGGTTAAGATATTGCAAGCCTTAACAGGCCACGAGAATGTTGTCCAATTCCACAACGCATTCGAGGATGAATCTTATGTGTTCATTGTTATGGA ATTGTGCGAGGGTGGTGAGTTGCTTGACCGAATATTGGCAAA AAAGGACAGTCGTTACACTGAGAAAGACGCAGCAGTAGTTGTGCGTCAGATGCTCAAAGTTGCAGCTGAGTGCCATTTGCATGGTCTGGTGCACCGCGACATGAAACCTGAG AATTTTCTCTTTAAATCAAAGAAGGAGAACTCGCCCCTCAAGGCCACGGATTTTGGTCTGTCCGACTTCATAAGGCCAG GGAGGAAGTTCCAAGATATTGTCGGTAGCGCATACTATGTCGCTCCCGAAGTGTTGAAACGCAAATCAGGACCTGAATCGGATGTGTGGAGTATTGGTGTGATAACTTATATTTTACTCTGCGGGCGACGTCCATTCTGGGATAAGACCGAAGATGGTATATTCAAGGAG GTCTTAAGAAAGAAACCGGATTTCCGCCGCAAACCATGGCCCACCATAAGCGAAAGTGCCAAAGATTTTGTGAAGAAATTACTGGTCAAGGATCCCCGGGCAAGACTGACTGCTGCTCAGGCCCTCT CTCATCCTTGGGTCCGAGAAGGAGGAGACGCATCGGAGATACCGATAGACATATCTGTTCTCCACAATATGAGGCAGTTTGTAAAGTACAACCGCTTTAAACAATTTGCTTTGAGG GCACTTGCGAGCACTCTTGACGAAGATGAATTGGCCGATCTCAAGGATCAGTTTGATGCTATTGATGTGGACAAAAATGGTTACATCAGTCTAGAGGAAATGAAACAG GCCCTAGCTAAGGATCTCCCCTGGAAGTTGAAAGAATCCCGTGTCTTAGAAATTCTCCAGGCG ATTGATACGAACACAGACGGGTCGGTGGATTTCCACGAGTTTGTTGCCGCCACTTTACACGTGCATCAACTAGAGGAACACAACTCCGAGAAGTGGTTCCAGCGATCACAAGTTGCATTTGAGAAGTTTGACATTGATAAAGATGGCTTTATAACTCCAGAGGAGCTTAGAATG CATACTGGATTAAGAGGTTCAATCGATCCCCTTCTCGAGGAGGCTGATATCGACATGGATGGAAGAATAAGCTTATCGGAATTCCGGAGACTGCTAAGGACTGCAAGCATGAGCTCAAAGTTTATGACATAG
- the LOC116201038 gene encoding calcium-dependent protein kinase 16-like isoform X3 — protein sequence MVLPVAVEDVKREVKILQALTGHENVVQFHNAFEDESYVFIVMELCEGGELLDRILAKNSYSGFLLSRKDSRYTEKDAAVVVRQMLKVAAECHLHGLVHRDMKPENFLFKSKKENSPLKATDFGLSDFIRPGRKFQDIVGSAYYVAPEVLKRKSGPESDVWSIGVITYILLCGRRPFWDKTEDGIFKEVLRKKPDFRRKPWPTISESAKDFVKKLLVKDPRARLTAAQALSHPWVREGGDASEIPIDISVLHNMRQFVKYNRFKQFALRALASTLDEDELADLKDQFDAIDVDKNGYISLEEMKQALAKDLPWKLKESRVLEILQAIDTNTDGSVDFHEFVAATLHVHQLEEHNSEKWFQRSQVAFEKFDIDKDGFITPEELRMHTGLRGSIDPLLEEADIDMDGRISLSEFRRLLRTASMSSKFMT from the exons ATGGTTCTTCCTGTAGCTGTCGAGGATGTCAAGCGGGAGGTTAAGATATTGCAAGCCTTAACAGGCCACGAGAATGTTGTCCAATTCCACAACGCATTCGAGGATGAATCTTATGTGTTCATTGTTATGGA ATTGTGCGAGGGTGGTGAGTTGCTTGACCGAATATTGGCAAA GAATTCATACTCTGGCTTTCTTCTAAGCAGAAAGGACAGTCGTTACACTGAGAAAGACGCAGCAGTAGTTGTGCGTCAGATGCTCAAAGTTGCAGCTGAGTGCCATTTGCATGGTCTGGTGCACCGCGACATGAAACCTGAG AATTTTCTCTTTAAATCAAAGAAGGAGAACTCGCCCCTCAAGGCCACGGATTTTGGTCTGTCCGACTTCATAAGGCCAG GGAGGAAGTTCCAAGATATTGTCGGTAGCGCATACTATGTCGCTCCCGAAGTGTTGAAACGCAAATCAGGACCTGAATCGGATGTGTGGAGTATTGGTGTGATAACTTATATTTTACTCTGCGGGCGACGTCCATTCTGGGATAAGACCGAAGATGGTATATTCAAGGAG GTCTTAAGAAAGAAACCGGATTTCCGCCGCAAACCATGGCCCACCATAAGCGAAAGTGCCAAAGATTTTGTGAAGAAATTACTGGTCAAGGATCCCCGGGCAAGACTGACTGCTGCTCAGGCCCTCT CTCATCCTTGGGTCCGAGAAGGAGGAGACGCATCGGAGATACCGATAGACATATCTGTTCTCCACAATATGAGGCAGTTTGTAAAGTACAACCGCTTTAAACAATTTGCTTTGAGG GCACTTGCGAGCACTCTTGACGAAGATGAATTGGCCGATCTCAAGGATCAGTTTGATGCTATTGATGTGGACAAAAATGGTTACATCAGTCTAGAGGAAATGAAACAG GCCCTAGCTAAGGATCTCCCCTGGAAGTTGAAAGAATCCCGTGTCTTAGAAATTCTCCAGGCG ATTGATACGAACACAGACGGGTCGGTGGATTTCCACGAGTTTGTTGCCGCCACTTTACACGTGCATCAACTAGAGGAACACAACTCCGAGAAGTGGTTCCAGCGATCACAAGTTGCATTTGAGAAGTTTGACATTGATAAAGATGGCTTTATAACTCCAGAGGAGCTTAGAATG CATACTGGATTAAGAGGTTCAATCGATCCCCTTCTCGAGGAGGCTGATATCGACATGGATGGAAGAATAAGCTTATCGGAATTCCGGAGACTGCTAAGGACTGCAAGCATGAGCTCAAAGTTTATGACATAG